In a genomic window of Candidatus Manganitrophaceae bacterium:
- a CDS encoding multidrug efflux RND transporter permease subunit has translation MNSRFFIDRPIFASVISIVIVVIGLLAMKALPIAQFPEITPPVVQIDADYPGASAEIVADSVARPIEVQLSGIDRLLYFDSTSTNDGHMSIKLTFEIGTNVDIAQVQTQNRVKLAEPQIPQEVTRQGVTVKKVSPDLLAVVALSSDDPRYDTLFLSNFATLQVLDNIRRVPGIGDAAVFGQQNYSMRLILDPVRMAQLKLTPTDIANVVRDQNRDFPAGIVGREPAPQGTELTFPVITQGRLTEVKDFEDLIIRALPDGSMVRLKDVARVELGAQSYTLEARKNGKPSVYIITFLSPGANALQAMDAVRAEMTRMGKSFPTGVSWEIPFDTTPFIRVSIDEVIKTLRDAMILVLLVVFVFLQSWRATLIPAVAVPVSLIGTFAGMQALGFSINTLTLFGMILAVGIVVDDAIVVVENVERHMALGLSPKEAARKAMQEVTGPVIAIVLVLCSVFVPVAFLGGITGQLYKQFAITIAMSVSISGLVALTLSPALCAIILKPGHDQKGFFFRWFNQVFDWVRDRYSAAVAGIIRRSLIFLGVFGVVVFLAISMFRLIPNSFLPEEDQGYFIGVVQLPDGASKQRTDAVLRKLEQYFLADPKVKFTNVLSGQNFVFGTRGPNAATIFLPLKDWEERKGPQNHVKAVIGAAYGEFAKIPQAMILAFNAPPIRGLGATGGFTIQLQDPRGGDYRQFSAVAQEFIAKAKQNPAIGAIGTNFRVSAPRLYVRVDRERAKALGVSISDVFDTMQAYFGNLYINDFIKSGRVFRVQTEAEPQYRSKPEDIANLYVRAQNGQNTSMIPLSTVVTTEYTSGPDPVTHYNGLNSALLLGGAAPGYSSGQALDALERTAREVLIPKGYTFDWSGISYQERKVGGQSLLAFGFGLLMVFLVLAAQYESWSIPFVVNLAVPFGIFGALSAVWIRGLTNDIYFQIGLVTLIGLSAKNAILIVEFANQRYKEGMPAAQAAIEGSRLRFRPIIMTSMAFILGVTPLVLAKGAGAASRHSIGTGVFGGMFAETFLAIFFTPLFFVTIRRFTRRSVPRRAAEPTPEPEPTPVHVDGGH, from the coding sequence ATGAACTCGCGCTTTTTTATCGACCGGCCGATTTTCGCCTCCGTGATTTCGATCGTGATCGTGGTCATCGGCCTTTTGGCGATGAAGGCGCTCCCCATCGCCCAGTTTCCTGAAATTACCCCGCCGGTCGTGCAGATCGACGCCGATTACCCGGGGGCCAGCGCCGAGATTGTCGCTGATTCGGTTGCCCGCCCCATCGAAGTCCAGCTCTCGGGGATCGATCGGCTGCTCTATTTCGACTCCACCAGCACCAACGACGGCCACATGTCGATCAAGCTGACCTTCGAGATCGGGACCAACGTCGACATCGCACAGGTGCAGACGCAGAACCGGGTGAAGTTGGCGGAGCCGCAGATTCCGCAGGAGGTCACCCGCCAGGGGGTGACGGTCAAGAAGGTCTCGCCCGATCTGCTGGCGGTGGTTGCCTTGAGCTCCGACGATCCGAGATATGACACCCTCTTTCTCTCCAACTTTGCCACCCTCCAGGTGCTCGACAACATCCGGCGGGTCCCCGGCATCGGCGACGCCGCCGTCTTCGGCCAACAAAACTACAGCATGCGGCTGATTTTAGATCCGGTTCGGATGGCCCAGCTGAAGCTGACCCCGACCGACATTGCGAATGTCGTCCGGGATCAGAACCGAGATTTCCCCGCCGGGATCGTCGGCCGGGAGCCGGCGCCGCAGGGGACGGAGCTGACCTTTCCGGTCATCACGCAGGGCCGCCTCACCGAGGTCAAGGATTTTGAGGATCTGATCATCCGGGCTTTGCCGGACGGGTCGATGGTCCGGCTCAAGGATGTCGCCCGTGTGGAGCTCGGCGCTCAATCGTATACGCTTGAGGCGCGGAAAAACGGGAAGCCATCGGTCTATATCATCACCTTCCTTTCTCCGGGGGCGAATGCACTTCAAGCGATGGATGCCGTCCGGGCCGAGATGACGCGAATGGGAAAGAGCTTTCCGACCGGCGTGAGCTGGGAAATTCCGTTCGATACGACGCCGTTCATCCGGGTCTCGATCGATGAGGTGATCAAGACCCTCCGTGATGCGATGATCTTGGTTCTTTTGGTCGTCTTCGTCTTCCTCCAAAGCTGGCGGGCAACGTTGATTCCGGCCGTGGCGGTGCCGGTTTCTCTCATCGGCACCTTTGCCGGGATGCAAGCGCTCGGATTTTCAATCAACACATTGACCCTTTTCGGGATGATCTTGGCGGTCGGTATCGTCGTCGACGATGCGATTGTGGTGGTGGAGAATGTCGAGCGCCATATGGCGCTCGGCCTTTCACCGAAGGAGGCGGCGAGAAAAGCGATGCAGGAGGTGACCGGGCCGGTGATCGCCATCGTCCTCGTCCTCTGCTCCGTCTTCGTCCCGGTCGCTTTCCTGGGGGGAATCACCGGTCAGCTCTACAAACAGTTCGCGATCACGATCGCCATGTCGGTGTCGATCTCGGGGCTGGTCGCCCTGACGCTGAGCCCGGCCCTTTGCGCCATCATCCTCAAGCCGGGACATGATCAGAAGGGGTTCTTCTTTCGATGGTTCAATCAGGTCTTCGATTGGGTTCGTGACCGTTACAGCGCCGCGGTGGCGGGGATCATCCGACGATCGCTGATTTTCCTGGGGGTCTTCGGCGTGGTGGTCTTTCTAGCGATCAGCATGTTCAGGCTGATTCCGAACAGTTTTTTGCCGGAAGAGGACCAAGGCTATTTTATCGGGGTGGTCCAGCTTCCCGACGGCGCTTCCAAACAGCGGACCGATGCCGTCTTGAGAAAACTGGAGCAATACTTTCTCGCCGATCCGAAGGTGAAATTTACCAACGTCTTGTCGGGGCAGAATTTCGTCTTCGGCACCCGCGGACCAAACGCGGCGACGATCTTTTTGCCGTTAAAAGATTGGGAGGAGCGGAAAGGCCCGCAGAACCATGTGAAGGCGGTCATCGGCGCCGCATATGGGGAGTTTGCAAAAATCCCCCAGGCGATGATTCTTGCCTTTAATGCCCCGCCGATCCGAGGGCTCGGCGCCACCGGCGGTTTCACCATACAGTTGCAAGACCCGCGCGGGGGAGATTACCGACAATTCTCCGCGGTGGCCCAGGAGTTTATCGCCAAGGCGAAGCAAAACCCGGCGATCGGTGCGATTGGGACCAATTTCCGGGTCAGCGCCCCGCGGCTCTATGTCCGCGTCGATCGGGAGCGGGCCAAGGCGCTGGGGGTGTCGATCTCCGACGTCTTCGATACGATGCAGGCCTATTTCGGGAACCTCTATATCAATGATTTTATCAAATCGGGACGGGTCTTTCGGGTTCAGACCGAAGCCGAGCCGCAATACCGCTCCAAACCGGAGGACATCGCGAATCTCTATGTCCGGGCTCAGAACGGGCAGAACACGTCGATGATTCCGCTCAGCACGGTCGTCACGACCGAATATACCAGCGGGCCCGACCCGGTGACCCATTACAACGGACTGAACTCCGCCCTTTTGCTCGGAGGCGCCGCGCCGGGATACAGCTCGGGCCAGGCGCTCGACGCGCTGGAGCGGACGGCACGCGAGGTGCTGATTCCGAAAGGCTATACCTTCGACTGGAGCGGGATCTCGTATCAAGAGCGCAAAGTCGGGGGACAGTCGCTCCTGGCGTTCGGGTTCGGCCTCCTGATGGTCTTTCTGGTTCTCGCCGCGCAGTACGAGAGCTGGTCGATTCCGTTTGTCGTGAATCTCGCGGTTCCCTTTGGCATCTTCGGCGCCCTGTCGGCCGTTTGGATCCGGGGGCTGACCAACGACATCTACTTTCAGATCGGATTGGTCACGCTGATCGGGCTCTCCGCTAAAAATGCGATTCTGATCGTGGAATTTGCCAACCAACGATACAAAGAGGGGATGCCGGCGGCCCAAGCGGCGATCGAGGGCTCCCGCCTCCGCTTCCGGCCGATCATCATGACCTCGATGGCTTTCATCCTCGGGGTGACGCCGCTGGTCTTGGCGAAAGGGGCCGGGGCGGCGAGCCGTCATTCGATCGGCACCGGCGTCTTCGGCGGGATGTTCGCGGAGACGTTCCTCGCGATTTTTTTCACCCCGCTCTTTTTCGTGACGATCCGGAGGTTCACGCGGCGGAGCGTTCCTCGGCGTGCGGCAGAGCCGACCCCAGAGCCGGAGCCGACTCCGGTCCACGTCGATGGGGGGCACTGA
- a CDS encoding efflux transporter outer membrane subunit yields the protein MRRSIRLWISALLAMGLSACAMGPDYRRPDLPIPESYRMAASAQETQSIANLPWWQLLQDEELQKLVRIALEENKDLQQAAAVVEEFQARLGAGEFAFSPQLTVSANAPFGKLHAVTIPRSAIATNYYIQGNLTWELDIWGRIRRSNEAARADLLAQEENRRAVILELVSSVAQSYFDLRQLDLQLEIAKNALQSWEESAGIAKARLRQGVTSRLDADQFEAERANAAARSAELTRQIAQKESELSVLLGRNPSQIPRGRPLTEQKMPPEVPAGLPSELLQRRPDILQSEEALAAATARIGIAKASRFPTISLTGVLGVASPQLVDLGKGDFGSIGVGLVAPILNARTLGYEQQVAEAQARQVLALYEKTVLFAFKEVEDALVAVRTSQEQSKAQEVQVEALQSALHLAEVRYQGGISNYLDVLTAKRNLFDAQLALTATRRLHLASIVQLYKALGGGWTNEGRLR from the coding sequence ATGCGTCGATCCATCCGTCTTTGGATCTCGGCCCTTCTTGCGATGGGATTGTCCGCCTGCGCGATGGGGCCCGATTACCGACGTCCCGATCTTCCCATTCCGGAATCTTACCGGATGGCCGCTTCGGCGCAAGAGACGCAGTCGATCGCCAATCTTCCCTGGTGGCAGCTCTTGCAGGATGAAGAACTCCAGAAGCTGGTCCGGATCGCATTAGAGGAGAACAAAGATCTGCAGCAAGCGGCCGCCGTGGTCGAAGAATTCCAGGCCCGATTGGGGGCGGGAGAATTTGCATTCTCCCCGCAATTGACCGTCAGTGCGAATGCCCCCTTCGGAAAGCTGCATGCGGTGACGATCCCTCGGTCGGCCATCGCAACCAATTATTACATTCAAGGGAACCTGACGTGGGAGCTCGATATCTGGGGCCGGATTCGAAGGTCGAACGAAGCGGCGCGCGCCGATCTGTTGGCGCAGGAAGAAAATCGGCGCGCCGTGATCTTGGAGCTGGTGAGCAGCGTCGCCCAAAGCTATTTTGACCTCCGTCAACTCGACCTGCAGTTGGAGATTGCGAAAAACGCCCTTCAGTCGTGGGAGGAGTCGGCGGGAATCGCCAAGGCGCGGCTTCGGCAAGGGGTGACCTCTCGGCTCGACGCCGACCAATTTGAAGCGGAACGGGCCAATGCCGCGGCGCGTTCGGCGGAGCTGACCCGGCAGATTGCTCAGAAGGAGAGTGAGCTCAGCGTCCTTCTCGGGAGAAATCCGAGCCAGATCCCCCGGGGCCGCCCGCTGACCGAGCAGAAGATGCCGCCGGAAGTGCCGGCCGGCCTCCCTTCCGAGCTGCTCCAACGCCGGCCCGACATCCTGCAATCGGAGGAGGCGCTTGCCGCGGCGACCGCCCGGATCGGCATTGCCAAGGCCTCCCGTTTTCCGACGATCAGCCTGACCGGCGTGCTCGGGGTGGCCAGCCCGCAGTTGGTCGATCTGGGGAAGGGAGACTTCGGGTCGATCGGCGTGGGACTGGTCGCTCCGATCCTCAATGCGCGAACCCTGGGTTATGAACAGCAGGTTGCCGAAGCACAGGCGCGGCAGGTGTTGGCGCTCTATGAGAAGACGGTCCTCTTTGCATTTAAGGAAGTCGAGGACGCGCTCGTCGCAGTCCGCACGTCGCAAGAGCAATCCAAAGCCCAGGAGGTCCAGGTCGAGGCGCTTCAGTCGGCCCTGCATTTGGCGGAGGTCAGATACCAAGGAGGAATTTCAAATTATCTCGACGTGCTCACGGCAAAGCGGAATCTCTTTGATGCGCAGCTCGCGCTGACGGCGACCCGCCGTCTTCATCTCGCCTCGATCGTTCAACTTTATAAAGCGCTGGGAGGGGGGTGGACGAACGAAGGGAGGCTGCGTTAA
- a CDS encoding HDOD domain-containing protein yields the protein MEQPPQTIITCPHCQKEIALSVAQKTVSPEDESRPAPAAPVKPAFTVKQAMEVLNKKPPAPATVPPAVPIPDSKEGQGRLRSVIAKKMSDSNFQVPPMPGVADRILQMGERANSVDLAKIIANDQAITSNIIRIANSAYYGGVYKFETLPTAITRIGLDQVRILVLGFSMISKEFAGGRYREECRQLNQHAIGCAYLAALLSELTGLKEKEDAFLSGLLHDIGKLIIYTALDQEFQGKKKQEWADRGLTDADLDAVLSEYHGNAGSFVAAAWKLQPWLQEVVRYHHAFSQAKERPQLVAVVALANRFCHRFGLGCRQEEGDLYAGGLAEAARFSKKDEERVVSRIGSIKEMLAQIDRSH from the coding sequence ATGGAACAGCCTCCACAGACGATTATCACCTGTCCGCACTGTCAAAAGGAGATCGCGCTTTCGGTCGCCCAAAAGACCGTTTCTCCGGAAGATGAAAGCCGCCCCGCACCGGCCGCTCCGGTCAAGCCGGCCTTTACCGTAAAGCAGGCCATGGAGGTGCTGAACAAGAAGCCGCCCGCACCGGCGACCGTTCCGCCGGCGGTGCCGATCCCAGATTCGAAGGAGGGGCAGGGCCGTCTCAGAAGTGTCATTGCGAAGAAGATGAGTGACAGCAACTTCCAGGTGCCGCCGATGCCGGGCGTCGCCGACCGGATTCTTCAGATGGGAGAGCGGGCCAACTCGGTCGATTTGGCCAAGATCATTGCCAACGACCAAGCGATCACTTCCAACATCATCCGGATCGCCAACTCGGCTTATTATGGCGGGGTCTATAAGTTCGAGACCCTTCCGACGGCAATCACGCGGATCGGGCTTGATCAGGTCCGCATCTTGGTGCTCGGTTTCTCGATGATCTCGAAGGAGTTTGCCGGCGGGCGTTATCGGGAGGAGTGTCGGCAGCTCAATCAGCATGCGATCGGCTGTGCATACCTTGCCGCGCTGTTGTCGGAGCTCACCGGGCTGAAGGAAAAAGAAGATGCCTTTTTATCCGGATTGTTGCACGATATCGGAAAGCTGATCATCTATACGGCGCTCGATCAAGAATTCCAGGGGAAGAAAAAACAGGAGTGGGCCGACCGCGGATTGACCGATGCCGACTTGGACGCGGTCCTTTCCGAATATCATGGGAATGCGGGTTCCTTTGTCGCCGCCGCCTGGAAATTACAGCCCTGGTTGCAGGAGGTCGTCCGCTATCACCACGCATTCTCTCAAGCAAAGGAGCGCCCGCAGTTGGTTGCCGTCGTCGCGCTCGCCAATCGATTTTGCCATCGGTTTGGGCTGGGGTGTCGTCAAGAAGAGGGAGATCTCTACGCGGGGGGGTTGGCCGAAGCGGCCCGCTTTTCTAAAAAGGACGAGGAGCGGGTGGTCAGTCGGATCGGCTCTATTAAAGAGATGTTGGCCCAGATCGACCGATCGCATTAA
- the fliJ gene encoding flagellar export protein FliJ, whose protein sequence is MPRYHSKLDAVLQQRKHHEEALQGEFLEMKRALDTAEEQLHRLHQELETALKDFAEQQGAGMAPHEMDLYYRFIKQQYGQLEERRATVQRLADQCERKRQDLLEATREKKVVEKIEANRKEFYFKGLQKKERDLLDELAGRAKKESP, encoded by the coding sequence ATGCCTCGATATCATTCAAAACTGGATGCGGTCCTTCAACAACGCAAGCATCACGAGGAGGCGCTCCAGGGGGAATTTCTGGAGATGAAACGCGCGCTGGATACTGCAGAAGAGCAGCTCCACCGGCTCCATCAGGAATTGGAAACGGCGCTGAAGGATTTTGCCGAGCAGCAAGGGGCCGGGATGGCCCCCCACGAGATGGACCTCTACTATCGATTCATCAAACAACAATATGGCCAGCTGGAAGAGCGGCGGGCGACGGTTCAACGTCTCGCCGATCAATGCGAGAGAAAACGGCAGGACCTGCTGGAGGCAACACGGGAGAAAAAAGTAGTGGAGAAAATTGAAGCGAATCGAAAAGAGTTCTACTTCAAAGGCCTCCAGAAGAAAGAGCGCGACCTCCTCGATGAGCTCGCCGGCCGCGCCAAAAAGGAATCGCCATGA
- a CDS encoding FliI/YscN family ATPase has protein sequence MNKATAGYLDQIKKIDPSPPHGRISQAIGLVLEGYASISAIGEVCEIASAGMKEPLLAEVVGFRENKILFMPLGELVGIGPGSAIISRGRQATAAVGEGLLGRVIDGLGNPIDGKGPLKGTQSHPLYVTPPSPLERQRISRPLDLGIRAINGLLTCGSGQRMGIFAGSGVGKSVLLGMIARFTSADVNVIAMIGERSREVKEFIEKDLGEEGLRRSVVVVATSDQPPLVRRRGAFLSMAIAEYFRDRNKQVLLMMDSLTRLAHAQREIGLAIGEPPTTKGYTPSVFALLPKFLERAGTSFGDGTVTGLFTVLVEGDDLNDPIPDAVRAILDGHIVLSRDLAAQNQYPAIDLLNSTSRVMIDLIDNNHLQLARNVSDLMATYKKVEDLIHIGAYKPGSNPKVDQALARWDRIQGFLRQRIDEKVPFQESLQALKNIFI, from the coding sequence ATGAATAAAGCCACCGCGGGATACCTCGACCAGATCAAAAAGATCGATCCCTCCCCGCCCCATGGCCGGATCTCTCAGGCGATCGGGCTGGTGTTGGAAGGATACGCGTCGATCTCCGCCATCGGAGAGGTCTGCGAGATCGCTTCGGCCGGAATGAAAGAGCCCCTTCTGGCCGAAGTGGTCGGCTTTCGTGAAAACAAAATCTTGTTCATGCCGTTGGGAGAGCTGGTCGGGATCGGACCGGGAAGCGCCATTATCAGCCGCGGACGCCAAGCGACCGCCGCTGTCGGGGAAGGGCTGTTGGGAAGGGTGATCGACGGCCTTGGAAATCCGATCGACGGTAAGGGCCCGCTGAAAGGGACCCAATCGCACCCGCTCTATGTCACCCCCCCCAGCCCGTTGGAGCGGCAAAGGATCAGTCGCCCGCTCGACCTCGGCATCCGCGCGATCAATGGACTGCTCACCTGCGGAAGCGGACAACGGATGGGAATTTTTGCCGGGAGCGGCGTCGGGAAGAGCGTCCTCCTCGGGATGATCGCCCGGTTCACCTCCGCCGATGTGAATGTCATCGCGATGATCGGAGAGCGAAGCCGGGAGGTCAAGGAGTTCATCGAGAAAGACCTCGGAGAGGAGGGGCTTCGCCGCTCGGTCGTCGTGGTCGCCACCTCCGACCAGCCTCCCCTGGTTCGGCGCCGTGGGGCCTTCCTCTCGATGGCGATCGCCGAGTATTTTCGAGACCGGAATAAACAGGTCCTACTGATGATGGACTCGCTCACCCGCCTCGCCCACGCCCAACGGGAGATCGGCTTGGCGATCGGAGAGCCGCCGACCACCAAGGGATACACCCCATCGGTTTTCGCGCTCCTTCCGAAATTCCTGGAGCGGGCCGGCACCTCTTTCGGCGACGGGACCGTCACCGGCCTCTTCACGGTCCTCGTGGAGGGAGACGATCTAAACGATCCTATCCCCGATGCCGTTCGGGCGATCTTGGACGGCCATATCGTCCTCTCCCGCGACCTCGCGGCACAGAATCAGTACCCGGCGATCGACCTGCTCAACAGCACCAGCCGGGTGATGATCGACCTGATCGACAACAATCATCTCCAGCTGGCACGGAACGTCTCCGACTTGATGGCGACGTACAAAAAAGTGGAAGACCTCATCCATATCGGCGCGTACAAGCCGGGAAGCAACCCGAAGGTCGATCAGGCGCTCGCGCGATGGGATCGCATTCAAGGCTTTCTTCGGCAACGGATCGACGAGAAGGTCCCTTTCCAAGAGAGCTTGCAGGCGTTGAAGAACATTTTTATTTGA
- the fliG gene encoding flagellar motor switch protein FliG, whose protein sequence is MRKLTGTDKTAILLLTLGEDVASEVMKHLDPKEVRKISATIAKLSDISQEEIDSVWSDFATHASAGAAPKLGGRDYLQRVLTKALGHERAAKVMSDFPASEETGLDELKWTEPKALSGLLRAEHPQTIALILTHLDPAQGGQILMQFPEELRADIGLRMATIEEIPPGMMKEITEALHGELQFVGGTPGKKVSGVKLVADLLNQVDQATEQAILTSISQNNPELAEKISQLMFTFDDLIQLDDRGMQEMLKEVSKDALAVALKAAKEAVKQKIFKNMSERAVQLLTEDMEARGPVKVSEVEKTQQAIIKIVRRLSEEGKIALGGKEDGDALV, encoded by the coding sequence ATGAGAAAGTTGACCGGCACCGATAAGACGGCGATCCTCTTGCTGACGTTGGGGGAAGATGTCGCCTCCGAGGTGATGAAACACCTCGACCCGAAGGAGGTTCGGAAGATTAGCGCGACGATCGCTAAGCTCTCCGACATCTCGCAAGAGGAGATCGATTCAGTCTGGAGCGACTTTGCCACCCACGCCAGCGCCGGGGCCGCGCCAAAGCTGGGAGGAAGAGACTATCTGCAGCGGGTCTTGACGAAGGCGTTGGGGCACGAGCGGGCGGCCAAAGTCATGAGCGATTTTCCGGCTTCGGAAGAGACGGGGCTGGATGAATTGAAGTGGACCGAACCGAAAGCGCTCAGTGGCTTGCTCCGGGCCGAGCATCCTCAGACGATCGCCTTGATCCTCACCCACCTCGATCCGGCGCAGGGAGGCCAAATCTTGATGCAATTTCCGGAGGAGCTCCGGGCCGACATCGGCCTTCGGATGGCAACGATTGAAGAGATCCCGCCGGGGATGATGAAAGAGATCACCGAGGCGCTTCATGGGGAGCTGCAATTCGTCGGCGGAACGCCCGGCAAGAAGGTCTCCGGGGTAAAGTTGGTGGCCGACCTGCTGAATCAGGTCGATCAGGCGACCGAGCAAGCGATCCTGACGTCGATCTCGCAAAACAATCCGGAGCTGGCCGAAAAGATCAGCCAGCTGATGTTTACCTTCGACGACCTGATTCAGCTCGACGATCGCGGCATGCAGGAGATGTTGAAAGAAGTCAGCAAAGACGCCCTCGCCGTCGCGCTCAAGGCGGCGAAAGAAGCGGTCAAGCAGAAGATCTTTAAGAACATGTCGGAGCGGGCGGTCCAGCTGCTGACCGAAGACATGGAGGCGCGTGGACCGGTGAAGGTCAGCGAGGTCGAGAAGACCCAGCAGGCGATCATCAAAATTGTGAGACGGCTCTCGGAAGAGGGAAAAATCGCACTGGGAGGGAAAGAAGATGGAGATGCTCTGGTCTAA
- the fliF gene encoding flagellar M-ring protein FliF, producing the protein MAELLQQMTTGSFAKKVALMLVLAATFAGGVVLWLWTQKPELQILFTNLSSDDAASVISKLKESHIPYELSADSTAISVPGERVHELRLQLASQGLPQGGGVGFEIFDRNTFGTTEFVQKLNYRRALQGELSRTISQLAEVSKARVHLVVPEKTLFSDRQEPSRASVVVTLRSGKRLAEGQIQGIIHLVSSSVEGLSPQTVTVVDSHGQILSKTVDGSPTAQMTSTQLDYQQHLEKEIEGKIQSMLERVVGAGKAVVRVTSLLDLRQVEHTEEKFDPDTQVVRSEQRAQEQMNGTSGAAGPSGVPGVLSNVPPGTQAAAPNGASSNNNAQKKNEVINYEISKTVSRIIEPIGTIKKLSVAALVDGTYEAAKGDTPRKYLPRNEEEMKKLEELVKKAMGYSAERQDQIEMVNIPFETNALSEEETAPEPPSRLTQWLPFAKYGIGLVVGLIAFFFIIRPALKALLIPSPTFQTGPAQMSAGGMGELPTATPRTEQMVQIAKQNPQAATMVVKQWLKEK; encoded by the coding sequence ATGGCAGAGCTTCTACAACAGATGACGACGGGGTCCTTCGCCAAAAAGGTCGCCCTGATGCTGGTTTTGGCCGCGACTTTCGCCGGCGGGGTGGTCCTCTGGCTCTGGACGCAGAAACCGGAGCTTCAAATCCTCTTCACCAACCTCTCTTCGGACGATGCCGCCTCCGTCATCAGCAAGCTCAAGGAGTCGCACATTCCTTATGAGCTGTCGGCCGACAGCACCGCCATCTCCGTCCCAGGGGAGCGGGTTCATGAGCTTCGCCTGCAGCTGGCGAGCCAGGGTCTGCCTCAAGGGGGCGGGGTCGGGTTTGAAATCTTTGATCGGAATACCTTCGGAACGACTGAATTCGTCCAGAAGCTAAACTACCGAAGGGCGTTGCAGGGAGAGCTCAGCCGAACCATCAGCCAGCTGGCGGAGGTCAGCAAAGCGCGCGTCCATCTGGTCGTTCCGGAAAAGACCCTCTTTTCCGACCGGCAAGAGCCCTCCCGTGCCTCGGTGGTCGTGACCCTCCGTTCCGGAAAACGGCTCGCGGAGGGGCAGATTCAGGGAATCATTCACCTCGTCTCGAGTAGCGTGGAGGGATTGAGTCCGCAGACGGTGACCGTCGTCGACAGCCACGGCCAGATCCTCTCCAAAACGGTCGACGGCTCCCCGACCGCCCAGATGACCTCGACCCAGCTCGATTATCAGCAGCATTTGGAGAAAGAGATTGAAGGAAAAATCCAGAGCATGCTCGAACGGGTCGTCGGCGCCGGGAAGGCGGTGGTCCGGGTAACCAGCCTCCTCGATTTAAGGCAGGTGGAGCATACCGAAGAAAAGTTCGACCCCGACACCCAGGTGGTCCGAAGCGAACAGCGCGCCCAGGAGCAGATGAACGGTACCTCCGGCGCCGCCGGTCCCTCCGGGGTTCCCGGCGTCTTATCGAATGTTCCTCCCGGGACGCAAGCGGCCGCGCCGAACGGCGCCAGCAGCAACAACAACGCTCAGAAGAAGAATGAGGTGATCAACTACGAGATCAGCAAAACGGTCAGCCGGATCATCGAGCCGATCGGGACGATCAAAAAACTCTCGGTGGCGGCGCTGGTCGACGGGACCTATGAAGCAGCCAAGGGAGATACCCCGCGCAAGTATCTCCCTCGGAACGAGGAAGAGATGAAGAAGCTGGAAGAGCTGGTAAAGAAAGCGATGGGCTACTCCGCCGAACGGCAAGATCAGATCGAGATGGTCAATATCCCCTTTGAGACGAACGCCCTTTCGGAAGAGGAGACCGCTCCGGAGCCGCCGAGCCGCCTCACCCAATGGCTCCCCTTCGCCAAATACGGCATCGGGCTGGTGGTCGGGCTGATCGCCTTCTTTTTCATCATCCGCCCTGCGCTGAAAGCGCTCCTCATCCCTTCGCCGACCTTCCAGACCGGACCGGCGCAGATGTCGGCCGGCGGGATGGGAGAGCTGCCGACGGCGACCCCGAGGACCGAGCAGATGGTTCAGATTGCAAAGCAGAACCCGCAGGCGGCGACGATGGTGGTCAAGCAGTGGCTCAAAGAGAAGTAA
- the fliE gene encoding flagellar hook-basal body complex protein FliE has product MAIQPIGPNQIPPPQAAGGVEKSDGGFADTLKESIRQVNDAQLQADQAITDLTTGKQQDLHQTMIAIEKANLSFELMMQVRNKIVSAYEEISRMQI; this is encoded by the coding sequence ATGGCGATACAACCGATCGGGCCGAATCAAATCCCCCCGCCGCAAGCGGCGGGCGGCGTCGAGAAATCAGACGGCGGTTTTGCAGACACGTTGAAGGAGTCGATCCGCCAGGTCAATGACGCGCAACTGCAAGCCGACCAGGCGATCACCGACCTGACAACCGGCAAGCAACAAGATCTCCACCAAACGATGATCGCGATTGAGAAAGCCAACCTTTCTTTTGAACTGATGATGCAGGTTCGGAACAAGATTGTCTCCGCTTATGAAGAAATCTCCCGAATGCAAATTTAG
- the flgC gene encoding flagellar basal body rod protein FlgC — protein MDIEKAFSISASALDAQRARLDVISSNLANVESTQTAEGGPYRRKDVVFSATPGGGTFDETLRSHFDGSQPGVSVTQIIQDDRPFKRVYEPQHPSADSDGYVLYPNINAMEEMVNMISALRSYEANVTALNATKSMAMKALDIGR, from the coding sequence ATGGACATTGAAAAAGCATTTTCCATATCGGCCTCGGCCCTGGATGCCCAGCGGGCCCGGTTGGATGTCATCTCCAGCAATCTCGCCAATGTCGAATCGACGCAGACAGCGGAGGGAGGCCCCTACCGACGAAAAGATGTCGTCTTCTCCGCAACACCGGGCGGAGGGACGTTTGACGAAACGCTTCGATCTCATTTCGATGGAAGCCAGCCGGGGGTCTCGGTGACCCAGATCATCCAAGACGACCGCCCCTTTAAACGGGTCTATGAGCCGCAGCACCCGAGTGCCGATTCGGACGGCTATGTTCTTTATCCGAACATCAATGCCATGGAGGAGATGGTCAATATGATCTCGGCCCTCCGCTCTTACGAAGCGAATGTCACCGCGCTGAATGCGACCAAGAGCATGGCGATGAAAGCGCTCGACATCGGCAGATAA